One window of Ziziphus jujuba cultivar Dongzao chromosome 5, ASM3175591v1 genomic DNA carries:
- the LOC107420250 gene encoding probable LRR receptor-like serine/threonine-protein kinase At2g16250, translated as MNICCTESQKTMEGRLGVFMIALVLLLLFVQSGLAQEEVRLNSSIERSALLDLRTSLGLRGKDWPIKGEPCKWIGVECSNGRVIGITISGLRRTHEGRKKPTFAVDSLVNLTSLVYFNASGFYLPGSIPDWFGQSLNALQVLDLRSASILGPIPSSLGGLSRLTQLHLSHNKLTGSIPSSLGQLEELSVLNLSQNSLTGFIPSGFSSLVNLTRLDLSSNFLSGSIPPDLGNLSRLQFLSLSDNSLAASIPVQLGDLARLLVLNLSKNSLSGSLPLELSGLRSLRRMDIGDNSIEGQLPEGLFSNLSQLQVVVLTGNKLDGELPVALLSILSLQILDVSSNNFTGFLPSLSTNGTGAQFNLSNNMLYGNLTFSLSKFSWIDLSSNYFQGKLPEHSQGNVTVTKNCLQMDNQRSWQDCRLFYAERRLPFDDPMPPELESDSKSNKRLIFILVGIFGGIFFIVLLVVVLLVLRKICDKDIASQRGSANVGPVPVDSPSLPKDPSVSWVGESFSYEQMLHFTSDFSETNLIKHGHSGDLFKGFLESGMPVVIKKVDLRSFKKESFMMEMEFFSKVSHVRFVPLLGHCLEHEGEKFFVYKYLPNGDLENSLHRNTRVEDDRLQSQDWITRLKIAIGAAEALAYLHHDCTPPLVHRDIQASSILLDDKFEVRLGSLSEVHAQEGDANQNVLTRLLRKSQTSEQGLSAPLPMTCAHDVYCFGKVLLELVTGKLGISKANDASTREWLDNTIRCISIYDKELVTKIVDPSLIIDEDLLEEVWAMAIVARSCLNPKPSKRPPMKYILKALENPLKVVRVESSSSAKLRTTSSRRSWSAVFFGSWRHSSSESGTAPGNTNRDSSSGSKHAGRVGSQGSGGNRLSNEIFPEPVEMQDVERQDSH; from the exons ATGAACATCTGCTGTACAGAGTCACAAAAAACCATGGAAGGTCGGCTTGGTGTGTTTATGATAGCTCTagttttgttattgttgtttgtTCAGAGTGGGTTAGCCCAGGAAGAAGTGCGTTTAAACTCCAGCATTGAACGGTCGGCATTACTAGACCTCCGGACGTCGTTGGGGCTCAGAGGCAAGGACTGGCCCATAAAAGGTGAGCCATGCAAATGGATCGGCGTAGAGTGCAGCAATGGCCGAGTGATTGGGATAACTATTTCTGGGTTGCGGCGAACCCATGAAGGGAGAAAGAAACCTACTTTTGCCGTTGATTCTCTGGTCAATTTGACATCCTTGGTTTATTTCAATGCTTCTGGGTTTTATCTTCCTGGGTCTATACCTGACTGGTTTGGTCAGAGCCTTAATGCTCTCCAAGTGCTCGATCTTCGGTCTGCTTCAATTTTAGGTCCAATACCTTCGTCACTTGGTGGTTTGAGTAGACTTACTCAGCTGCATCTATCTCACAATAAGCTCACTGGCAGTATACCTTCTTCACTGGGACAGTTGGAGGAACTATCGGTTCTCAATCTTTCCCAGAATTCACTTACCGGGTTCATACCTTCTGGTTTCTCATCGCTTGTCAATCTTACCCGGCTTGACCTTTCTTCAAATTTCTTATCTGGGTCAATTCCACCAGATTTGGGTAACCTTTCGAGACTCCAATTCTTGAGCCTTTCTGACAATAGTCTTGCTGCTTCTATACCTGTTCAGTTGGGTGACCTTGCTCGATTGCTTGTGCTTAATCTCAGTAAGAATTCTTTGTCCGGGTCATTGCCTTTGGAGTTGAGTGGGTTGAGGAGTTTGAGGAGGATGGACATAGGAGATAACAGTATAGAAGGTCAACTGCCAGAGGGTTTGTTTTCGAATCTTTCTCAGCTGCAGGTTGTAGTTCTGACGGGGAATAAACTTGATGGTGAACTTCCTGTTGCATTGTTGTCGATTCTCAGTTTGCAGATCCTTGATGTCTCCAGTAACAATTTTACAGGTTTTCTGCCAAGTCTGAGTACAAACGGAACTGGTGCTCAGTTCAATCTCTCAAACAATATGTTATATGGAAATCTTACTTTTTCACTCAGTAAATTTAGTTGGATTGATTTGTCCAGTAACTATTTTCAAGGCAAGTTACCTGAACATAGTCAAGGGAATGTTACTGTTACTAAAAATTGCCTACAGATGGACAATCAGAGGAGCTGGCAGGATTGTAGATTGTTCTATGCCGAGAGACGCTTACCTTTTGATGATCCTATGCCTCCTGAATTGGAATCTGACTCAAAGAGCAATAAAAGATTGATTTTCATACTGGTCGGGATATTTGGTGGAATTTTCTTCATTGTGCTTTTGGTAGTGGTGCTGTTAGTTCTCCGGAAAATATGTGATAAGGACATTGCAAGCCAAAGAGGCAGTGCGAATGTGGGGCCTGTTCCAGTGGACAGCCCTTCACTTCCTAAAGATCCATCTGTATCATGGGTGGGAGAATCATTTAGCTATGAGCAGATGCTCCACTTCACTTCCGATTTTAGTGAAACAAATCTTATCAAGCATGGACACTCTGGAGACCTCTTCAAGGGATTTTTGGAAAGTGGGATGCCTGTAGTTATAAAAAAGGTAGATCTGCGTTCCTTCAAGAAAGAATCATTTATGATGGAAATGGAATTCTTCAGCAAGGTTTCACATGTAAGATTTGTCCCACTATTGGGACACTGCTTGGAGCATGAGGGCGAAAAGTTTTTTGTTTACAAGTACTTGCCAAATGGAGATTTGGAAAATTCCTTGCACAGAAATACTAGAGTAGAAGATGACAGATTACAGTCCCAGGATTGGATAACAAGATTAAAGATTGCAATTGGAGCTGCTGAAGCCCTTGCCTACCTACACCATGACTGCACTCCTCCTCTTGTTCACAG GGACATTCAAGCAAGCAGTATCCTTCTTGATGATAAATTTGAGGTGCGACTTGGAAGCTTAAGTGAGGTCCATGCCCAAGAAGGTGATGCTAACCAAAATGTGCTCACAAGACTGTTGCGAAAATCACA AACCTCTGAACAGGGCCTTTCTG CTCCATTGCCAATGACTTGTGCTCATGATGTGTACTGTTTCGGGAAGGTTTTACTTGAGCTTGTGACGGGTAAGCTAGGTATCAGCAAAGCAAATGATGCCTCAACAAGAGAGTGGTTGGACAACACGATTCGTTGCATAAGTATATATGACAAGGAACTGGTTACAAAAATTGTTGACCCATCTCTAATCATAGATGAGGATCTATTGGAAGAGGTATGGGCCATGGCAATTGTAGCCAGGTCATGTCTTAACCCCAAACCTTCCAAACGTCCTCCTATGAAATATATCCTCAAAGCATTGGAAAACCCTCTAAAGGTGGTGAGGGTGGAGAGTTCCAGCTCTGCAAAGTTGCGAACAACTTCATCGAGAAGATCTTGGAGTGCTGTTTTCTTTGGTAGCTGGCGACACAGCTCTTCGGAGAGTGGCACTGCTCCAGGCAACACGAACAGAGACAGTTCCAGCGGCTCAAAGCATGCAGGTAGAGTAGGTTCTCAAGGCAGTGGTGGAAACAGATTATCCAATGAAATTT